One Brachyspira hampsonii genomic window, GACAGGTAATATAATATTTTTTGCTATGGGTTTGGTTAAAAAACAATTTAACGATACTCTGCATTATTTTATGTCTATTATAATTTTTGTTATTGGTATTTTTTTTGCTTTATATATAAAGCAAATTTTGAATAAAAGGAAGATTATTGAATTTGAATATGTTATTATATTAATACACTCTATTGTACTATTTATAGTAGGATTACTGCCTCAAACATTTTCAGATACGGTGATTGTAGGAAGTATATCATTTATGTCGGCAATATTTATGATAACATTTAATAAGGTGGAAGGACTTTCTTATGTTACAAATATGTGTACAGGTAATTTAAGGTCTGCTTCAGAGAATATATTTAAATTTTTATTTAATAAAGATAAAACAGGATTAAAAAAAGGTTTGATGTATATTACAATATTATGTTCTTTTGCTTTAGGAGCTTTTTTAGGAACTTTATTTACTAATATATTTGGAATCAGAGCTATATGGATTTCTTCTGCTTTATTATTGGTAGTTGAAAGTTTGATGTTTTTTGAAAAATAAATGTGTTTATAATTTTTTTATATAATTAAAGGATATTTATTATGGATAAAGATTATTATAAAATACTTGATGTTAATATATTTTCAAGCAATGAAAAAATAAAAAGATCTTATAGGGAATTGGCTATGAAATATCATCCGGATAGAAATCCTGGTGATGAAGAAGCTAATCAAAGATTTGTGGATATAAATGAAGCTTATGAGATTTTATCTAATAAAGACAGCCGCATGCAGTATAATATTAAATATTTATCTTCCAATAAGTATATTATTGGAGGATTGGCTGCGGCAGGCATTGGATTAGGTTTAATATTAGGCAGAAGAAAAAAATGATTTTTAATATTTAATGATAAATTTTATACAGAGGATATGATAAATGGCAGATAAAAGAGACTATTACGAAGTATTGGGCGTAGCAAAAACAGCTACTAACGATGAAATAAAAAAAGCATATAGAAAATTAGCTATGCAGTATCACCCAGATAGGAATCCTGGAAATAAAGAAGCTGAAGATAAATTTAAAGAGGCTACAGAGGCTTATGAGATTTTATCTGATGAGAAAAAGCGGGCTCAATATGATCAATTTGGTTTTCAGGGTGTTCATAGTGATTTTGCTGATGCTTATGGCAGAGGCGGTTTTGATTTCTCATCAATGTTTGGAGGTTCAGGCGGATTCGGGGATTTAGATGATATATTTAGTTCCTTTTTCGGAGGCGGATTTTCCGGAAGAAGTTCAAGATCTCAAAGAAGAGGTAATGATATAAGACATGATGTTACTTTATCTTTGGAAGATGCTGTTTTCGGAAAGAAAATGGAAATTAAATTAGATAAAAATGATACCTGCGATGTTTGTCATGGTACAGGAGCTGAACCCGGTACAAAAACACAGACTTGTCCTACTTGCGGAGGAAGCGGCGAGGTTAGAATGGCTCAAGGCTTTTTCAGTGTAAGGAGAACATGCAGTAAATGTAATGGAAGCGGTTCTATAGTAACAACTCCTTGTAAGAAATGCCGAGGAACTGGAACTGTTAAGAAAAATAAAACTATTTCTGTTAATATTCCTAAAGGTATTGATGATAATACTCAGCTTAGGGTAAGCGGAGAAGGCGAGGCTGTAGGAGGCGGAATAGCAGGTGATTTATATCTATATATTCATGTAAGTCCGCATCCTTATTTTGTAAGAGATGGTATAGATTTAATAACAGAAGTAGGAATCAATATTGCACAGGCGGCATTAGGTGCTGATATTTATATACAAACTTTGGATAAAAAGAAAGTGAAAATAAAAATTCCAGCTGGAACTAATAGCGGACAAATATTTAAATTAAAAGGAAGCGGTGCTACTCATATAAACAGATCCGGTAGGGGAGATTTATTTGTTGTAGTGAATATAGATGTTTCATCTAAATTGTCTGCTGAGGAGAAAAGATTATTTAATGAACTTAAAAAGGTTATGCCTCCTAATGATGAGCCTGCTTTAAGAAAACCTAATAAAACTAATTGGTGATAGTAAATTAATAATTATAAAAGGGGGAATTATCCTCCTTTTTTAATTATGATTGAAGTTATAGATTAATTTTAATATTTTATCTGTATTTTGAATTTCATCTATTGATGACATAAATAATTCATAAGATTTGTTATTTTCAGTCATTTTTTTTATTTTTGATATTATTGATATTGGATTTTTTGAATTGTATATTAATGCATTTTTCTCATCAGATGCTATTTCAGCAGATGAGCTTTTAGCATCTATTATAGGCAATGTTTTATAATGCCAAGCTGCTATTAACTGAGTATAGAAAGAATCTTTTATATTATGTATTATCATGCAGTTTGAAGTTTCTATTTCTTTTCCTATTTGTCTATTATCATCTTCATCTATAAATTCAACATATTGTTCTATAGATAATTTATGAATATTTTCTTTTAATTCTTTATCATATCCTATTATTTTTAATTTATATATATCATCACTTTCTTTCAGGTATTGGGCATAAGCTGCTGTACATTTGAAAATACTATCCTCTTTATTATAAAATATTATTATTGATTTGTCTTTTTTAGATTTTTTATCATTATTAATAAATATATAAGGAGAGAAATAAGGCTGTATGATTTCTATATTTTTTATATCTTTATGTAAATATAATAATCTTTCCTTTGTTTTTTTACTTCCGCATATTATTATATCAATATTATCAGTATGTTCATAATCCAATTTCATAAGTCTTTTATCTATTAATGTTGTTTTACTGTCTTTTTTCTCATGAAAATATAAATGATTTTGGAAATTTAAAGCATACCATATTATTACAGGTAATTTGTTTATTCTTTTTT contains:
- a CDS encoding YoaK family protein → MKNNIIAFIKRKNESIHTTETIYVASILTMVGGFVDAYTYITRGGVFAYAQTGNIIFFAMGLVKKQFNDTLHYFMSIIIFVIGIFFALYIKQILNKRKIIEFEYVIILIHSIVLFIVGLLPQTFSDTVIVGSISFMSAIFMITFNKVEGLSYVTNMCTGNLRSASENIFKFLFNKDKTGLKKGLMYITILCSFALGAFLGTLFTNIFGIRAIWISSALLLVVESLMFFEK
- a CDS encoding DnaJ domain-containing protein; this translates as MDKDYYKILDVNIFSSNEKIKRSYRELAMKYHPDRNPGDEEANQRFVDINEAYEILSNKDSRMQYNIKYLSSNKYIIGGLAAAGIGLGLILGRRKK
- the dnaJ gene encoding molecular chaperone DnaJ, with product MADKRDYYEVLGVAKTATNDEIKKAYRKLAMQYHPDRNPGNKEAEDKFKEATEAYEILSDEKKRAQYDQFGFQGVHSDFADAYGRGGFDFSSMFGGSGGFGDLDDIFSSFFGGGFSGRSSRSQRRGNDIRHDVTLSLEDAVFGKKMEIKLDKNDTCDVCHGTGAEPGTKTQTCPTCGGSGEVRMAQGFFSVRRTCSKCNGSGSIVTTPCKKCRGTGTVKKNKTISVNIPKGIDDNTQLRVSGEGEAVGGGIAGDLYLYIHVSPHPYFVRDGIDLITEVGINIAQAALGADIYIQTLDKKKVKIKIPAGTNSGQIFKLKGSGATHINRSGRGDLFVVVNIDVSSKLSAEEKRLFNELKKVMPPNDEPALRKPNKTNW
- a CDS encoding glycosyltransferase; the encoded protein is MKEIIVLISNASNIKDKSNQFMLNMIEHFYKSSIKITVFSKSFPKNFPAYITRKHLSLLFLKKSANNIANIAENSDAIIAVDFPMNIAASMAKNILIKKRINKLPVIIWYALNFQNHLYFHEKKDSKTTLIDKRLMKLDYEHTDNIDIIICGSKKTKERLLYLHKDIKNIEIIQPYFSPYIFINNDKKSKKDKSIIIFYNKEDSIFKCTAAYAQYLKESDDIYKLKIIGYDKELKENIHKLSIEQYVEFIDEDDNRQIGKEIETSNCMIIHNIKDSFYTQLIAAWHYKTLPIIDAKSSSAEIASDEKNALIYNSKNPISIISKIKKMTENNKSYELFMSSIDEIQNTDKILKLIYNFNHN